One genomic segment of Rubripirellula amarantea includes these proteins:
- the sdhA gene encoding succinate dehydrogenase flavoprotein subunit has protein sequence MAQHRVVVIGGGLAGLASTMKLAELGVHVDLISLTPVKRSHSVCAQGGINSCNDQTRQLGDSEWKHFDDTVYGGDFLNHQPPVKEMTDWAPKVIDLMDRLGVPFNRTGEGFIDRRRFGGTLYKRTAFAGATTGQQLLYGLDEQVRRFESEGLVKKYEFWDFLGPMMDDSGRCRGAIVQDMVSMKIQAFPADAVVVATGGCGLVYGRSTMSVFCTGSAVSRCVQAGAKYGNGEFIQVHPTAIPGSDKLRLMSESARGEGGRVWVPRKPHDVRAPGDIPANERYYFLEERYPKYGNLVPRDIATREIFDICVNEGLSVEADRMAVYLDLTHIPKSELDRKLGGILEIYEKFQGVDPRIEPMRIFPAVHYSMGGLWADYVKSSAGGLEAGAPQNHMTNIPGLYAMGECDYHYHGANRLGANSLLSCIFTGLFTGSSVLNYASNQSSGHADVPSSLIDGATSLHQSRHDALLSASKDKTENPYLIHQELGDVMTRVATVVRKNDQLASAIDKVDELHTRALNAGLSDTGTWSNQNVIFTKSVQDMFPIAKAILRGALQRDECRGAHYKPEFEKQPLTAEDPTERRQQAEQWCDDFEENNRKYLKSSIATYDNATRQVEVNYEEVDTSLLAPRPRLYGLVGAEEIEQVWKERSAKKEAQPQATF, from the coding sequence ATGGCACAACATCGCGTCGTCGTCATCGGAGGCGGATTGGCTGGCCTTGCATCAACCATGAAATTGGCTGAACTGGGCGTCCATGTCGACTTGATCAGCCTAACACCGGTGAAGCGGTCTCACAGTGTCTGCGCCCAAGGCGGCATCAACAGTTGCAACGATCAGACACGCCAACTTGGCGACAGTGAATGGAAGCACTTCGACGATACGGTTTATGGCGGTGACTTCCTCAATCACCAACCACCGGTCAAAGAGATGACCGACTGGGCTCCCAAGGTGATCGACCTGATGGACCGCCTGGGTGTTCCGTTCAACCGGACCGGTGAAGGCTTCATCGACCGGCGACGCTTCGGTGGCACTCTTTACAAACGAACCGCGTTCGCCGGAGCCACAACCGGTCAACAACTCTTGTACGGTCTGGACGAGCAAGTTCGTCGCTTCGAAAGCGAAGGGCTGGTCAAGAAGTATGAGTTCTGGGATTTCCTGGGACCGATGATGGACGATTCAGGTCGATGTCGCGGCGCGATTGTGCAAGACATGGTGTCGATGAAGATCCAAGCCTTTCCCGCCGACGCTGTGGTTGTTGCAACCGGCGGATGCGGGCTGGTCTACGGCCGCAGCACGATGAGCGTGTTCTGCACCGGAAGTGCTGTGAGTCGATGTGTTCAAGCGGGCGCGAAGTACGGAAACGGCGAATTCATCCAAGTTCACCCGACCGCTATTCCAGGTAGCGATAAGCTGCGTTTGATGAGCGAATCGGCTCGTGGTGAAGGCGGACGCGTCTGGGTTCCTCGTAAGCCTCATGATGTTCGCGCACCAGGCGACATTCCAGCCAACGAACGCTACTACTTCCTAGAAGAACGCTACCCGAAGTACGGCAACTTGGTGCCTCGTGACATTGCGACTCGCGAGATCTTCGACATTTGCGTCAACGAAGGCTTGAGCGTTGAGGCCGATCGCATGGCGGTCTACCTTGACCTAACTCATATCCCTAAGTCGGAACTAGATCGTAAGCTTGGCGGCATTCTGGAGATTTACGAAAAGTTCCAAGGTGTTGACCCGCGCATTGAACCAATGCGAATCTTCCCAGCGGTCCACTACAGCATGGGTGGATTGTGGGCGGACTACGTGAAGAGCTCCGCCGGCGGACTTGAAGCCGGTGCCCCGCAAAACCACATGACGAACATCCCTGGCTTGTACGCGATGGGTGAGTGCGATTACCACTACCACGGTGCCAACCGACTTGGTGCGAACTCCCTGCTATCGTGCATCTTCACGGGTCTGTTCACGGGATCCTCGGTGCTGAACTACGCGTCTAACCAAAGCAGCGGACATGCGGACGTACCGTCGAGCTTGATTGATGGCGCGACATCACTTCACCAATCGCGTCACGATGCGCTATTGAGCGCTTCGAAGGACAAAACCGAGAACCCGTATTTGATCCACCAAGAACTTGGCGACGTGATGACTCGCGTGGCCACGGTGGTTCGCAAGAACGATCAGCTCGCCAGTGCCATCGACAAGGTCGATGAACTTCACACCCGGGCGTTGAACGCCGGCTTGTCTGACACGGGAACATGGTCGAATCAGAATGTGATCTTCACCAAGTCGGTTCAGGACATGTTCCCGATCGCCAAGGCGATTTTGCGAGGTGCGTTGCAACGCGACGAGTGCCGTGGTGCTCACTACAAGCCAGAGTTCGAAAAACAGCCACTGACCGCCGAAGATCCAACCGAGCGTCGCCAACAGGCCGAACAATGGTGCGACGACTTTGAAGAGAACAACCGCAAGTACCTTAAGAGCAGCATTGCGACCTATGACAACGCTACTCGACAAGTCGAAGTGAATTACGAAGAGGTCGATACTTCGTTGCTTGCCCCACGGCCACGACTCTACGGGCTCGTTGGTGCTGAAGAAATTGAGCAAGTTTGGAAAGAGCGTTCTGCCAAGAAAGAAGCGCAACCACAGGCGACGTTCTAA
- a CDS encoding succinate dehydrogenase cytochrome b558 subunit: MSAAETDSGTTFFDNIFIKHEFAIRRVHSLLGIVPLGLYMVIHLTTNASLLNGSETFQRAVFLIHSPGKLLPVIEWGGIFLPLIFHAGIGIWIAKTGRSNVSRYAFTSNKRYVWQRYTGFIALVYLFFHILHLHGWLHAHIWLSMIQPVGFGQFKPYNAASSLVGAMQGYFWPAFYLIGVWACVYHLANGLWTAGITWGLWISPKAQERATKVCVALGLGLAVIGTSAWWAAVAPGETEMAKYKAVEDRMYKASVEAGLVSPNPEKRTDEAETAE; the protein is encoded by the coding sequence ATGAGTGCGGCTGAAACGGATTCTGGTACGACTTTCTTCGACAACATCTTCATCAAGCACGAGTTTGCGATCCGCCGCGTTCACTCGCTGCTGGGAATTGTTCCGCTGGGGCTCTACATGGTCATTCACTTGACCACCAACGCGTCGCTGCTTAACGGCAGCGAGACGTTTCAGCGAGCGGTGTTCTTAATCCACAGTCCCGGCAAACTACTTCCGGTGATCGAATGGGGCGGGATCTTTTTGCCTTTGATTTTCCATGCGGGCATCGGGATTTGGATCGCCAAGACGGGGCGATCGAATGTTAGTCGCTACGCCTTCACGAGCAACAAGCGTTACGTTTGGCAGCGTTACACCGGGTTTATCGCCTTGGTGTACTTGTTCTTTCATATCTTGCACCTGCACGGTTGGCTTCACGCCCACATTTGGCTGTCGATGATCCAGCCGGTCGGTTTCGGCCAGTTCAAGCCATACAACGCGGCCAGTTCGTTGGTCGGAGCCATGCAAGGTTATTTCTGGCCAGCTTTCTACCTGATCGGTGTTTGGGCCTGCGTTTACCACCTCGCCAACGGCTTGTGGACCGCAGGCATCACGTGGGGTTTGTGGATTTCGCCAAAAGCTCAAGAACGAGCGACCAAAGTTTGCGTGGCGCTGGGTCTGGGTCTTGCGGTTATTGGAACAAGCGCCTGGTGGGCCGCCGTCGCACCAGGTGAAACGGAAATGGCGAAGTACAAGGCAGTCGAAGACCGCATGTATAAGGCATCCGTCGAAGCGGGCTTGGTTTCACCGAACCCGGAAAAACGTACGGACGAAGCCGAAACCGCCGAGTGA